The Rhizobium sp. BT03 genome has a window encoding:
- a CDS encoding DUF808 domain-containing protein has translation MSVGLIALLDDIAALAKVAAASLDDIAGQAAKAGAKAAGVVIDDAAVTPRYVTGFSAAREVPIIGKIAVGSLKNKLLILLPAALILSLVAPQAITPLLMIGGLFLCYEGVEKVYAVVLPHAAHAHESALETTSLDAQSLEDEKVVGAIKTDFILSAEIMAITLAAVPSGNLFTQAVILAVVGLGITAMVYGGVALIVKADDLGLMMARLQTAPPAGAFLRGIGRGLVTGMPYFLKVLGLVGTAAMIWVGGGIIVHGLEAYGVGGLAHLIHDAGEVASHAVPVLASVLRWAVEATGAGIVGIVAGLITIPVAGYVISPLWRYLKSLLPRRRRKEALADGKK, from the coding sequence ATGAGTGTTGGCCTGATTGCCCTTCTTGATGACATCGCCGCCTTGGCCAAGGTGGCGGCGGCCTCGCTTGACGATATTGCCGGCCAGGCAGCCAAGGCAGGCGCAAAAGCGGCAGGCGTCGTCATCGATGATGCGGCAGTCACACCCCGCTACGTCACCGGATTTTCGGCGGCACGCGAAGTGCCGATCATCGGCAAGATCGCCGTGGGTTCGCTGAAGAACAAGCTTCTGATTCTGCTTCCCGCGGCGCTTATCCTCAGCCTCGTCGCACCGCAGGCGATCACGCCGCTGCTTATGATCGGCGGACTTTTTCTCTGCTACGAGGGCGTGGAAAAAGTCTACGCAGTGGTGCTGCCGCATGCAGCCCACGCCCATGAATCTGCACTCGAGACGACAAGCCTCGATGCGCAATCGCTCGAAGACGAGAAGGTCGTCGGCGCGATCAAGACCGATTTCATCCTGTCGGCCGAAATCATGGCGATTACGCTCGCCGCGGTGCCATCAGGCAACTTATTCACGCAGGCCGTCATCCTTGCGGTCGTTGGACTGGGGATAACGGCCATGGTCTATGGCGGCGTGGCGCTGATCGTGAAGGCCGATGATCTGGGTCTGATGATGGCGCGCTTGCAGACGGCGCCTCCGGCGGGGGCTTTCCTGCGCGGGATCGGTCGAGGGCTGGTCACGGGCATGCCTTATTTTCTGAAAGTGCTCGGTCTAGTCGGAACGGCTGCGATGATCTGGGTCGGCGGCGGCATCATCGTGCACGGCCTCGAGGCCTATGGCGTGGGCGGCCTTGCGCATCTCATCCATGATGCCGGGGAGGTGGCCTCCCATGCCGTTCCGGTTCTGGCCTCCGTGCTGCGATGGGCCGTCGAGGCCACCGGAGCAGGCATCGTCGGTATTGTCGCCGGCTTGATCACGATTCCGGTCGCAGGCTACGTGATCTCGCCGTTGTGGCGCTACCTCAAATCGCTCCTGCCGCGTCGCCGGCGGAAAGAGGCACTGGCGGACGGGAAAAAATGA
- a CDS encoding membrane-bound PQQ-dependent dehydrogenase, glucose/quinate/shikimate family yields the protein MKFLATLFFIALAFAGLGLMGGGVLLLSLGGSPYYATAGTAYLAAALLLWRRRTSGALIVLLVAVFTLPWALWESGFNFWALFARLMSPIALAGFALLFAPSLSPTANRKLFYGGTLIAVILFTVGFSLAFTPHGLIRPAAGIPAYKTAKGDNSPSDWTSYGRSTAGDRYSPFDQINRGNVAKLDLAWTYRTGKSDGADQNTPLQIGDTVYTCTPTNVIAALDADTGKPRWTFDPKAAAPYWQRCRGLGYYKMPQEAQSADGLCNERLVQTTIDARLLEIDSKTGAPCRDFGDNGTVQLSQGMGEVKSGYYFQTSAPLIARNLIVIGGWVIDNQEVGEPSGVIRAFNVVTGELEWAWDLGNPEITKLPPEGQTYTRATPNMWTTAAFDDKLGLIYAPLGNTTPDYYGVNRPAFADQYNATLVAIDVTTGREKWKFQTVHHDIWDYDLPAQPVLIDLPDGNGATIPALLQTTKRGQLFLLNRQTGAPLAEVQEKPVPQQGGAPGEKLSPTQPYSVGMPTIGAERVTEQTAWGLTMFDQLACRIAFRKMRYDGDFTPIGPQYAIQQPGNLGGLNWGSVSVDLPNNRVFLNDIRVPSLFALIPRGEYVDFALTTTAHGPSAPQRGTPYGMATEMWTSRLRVPCTQPPFGTVTAVDLNTRKIAWQVPAGTAEQLGPFKIKSNLPMPMGLPSYAGTSATAGGVVFFAGFQDYYIRAYDAENGDELWKYPLPVGASATPMTYVSPKTGKQYVVISVGGAPYSRDVGDYVFAFSLKNGE from the coding sequence ATGAAATTTCTGGCCACCCTGTTTTTTATTGCGCTCGCCTTCGCCGGATTGGGTCTGATGGGAGGCGGCGTCTTGCTGCTCAGCCTCGGCGGCTCGCCCTATTACGCGACCGCCGGGACTGCCTATCTGGCTGCCGCGCTTCTGCTGTGGCGCCGGCGGACGTCAGGCGCCCTTATCGTGCTGCTTGTCGCCGTTTTCACCCTTCCCTGGGCACTATGGGAGTCGGGTTTCAATTTCTGGGCGCTCTTTGCGCGTTTGATGTCCCCCATCGCGCTGGCGGGCTTTGCACTTCTCTTTGCGCCGTCGCTTTCGCCAACCGCCAACCGCAAACTCTTCTATGGCGGCACCTTGATTGCGGTGATCCTCTTCACCGTCGGTTTCAGCCTTGCTTTCACGCCGCATGGGCTGATTCGCCCCGCCGCCGGCATCCCCGCCTACAAGACCGCCAAGGGTGACAACTCGCCCTCCGACTGGACATCCTATGGCCGCAGCACGGCCGGAGATCGCTACTCCCCGTTCGATCAGATCAACCGCGGCAATGTTGCCAAGCTCGATCTTGCCTGGACGTATCGCACCGGTAAAAGCGATGGCGCCGATCAGAACACGCCTCTGCAGATCGGCGATACGGTCTACACCTGCACGCCGACAAATGTGATCGCAGCGCTTGATGCAGATACGGGCAAACCCCGCTGGACCTTCGATCCCAAGGCGGCGGCGCCCTACTGGCAACGCTGCCGCGGTCTCGGCTACTACAAGATGCCCCAGGAGGCCCAATCCGCCGACGGTCTTTGCAATGAACGCTTGGTGCAGACGACGATCGATGCCCGTCTCCTGGAGATCGACAGCAAGACCGGCGCGCCCTGCAGAGACTTCGGAGACAATGGCACCGTGCAGCTTTCCCAGGGCATGGGTGAAGTCAAGTCAGGTTATTATTTCCAGACGTCGGCGCCACTGATTGCCCGCAATCTGATCGTCATCGGAGGCTGGGTCATAGACAATCAGGAAGTCGGCGAACCCTCGGGCGTCATCCGCGCCTTCAATGTCGTGACCGGCGAGCTCGAATGGGCATGGGATCTCGGCAACCCCGAGATCACCAAACTCCCGCCGGAGGGCCAGACTTATACGCGGGCCACGCCCAACATGTGGACGACGGCCGCATTCGACGACAAGCTCGGCCTCATCTATGCGCCTCTCGGCAATACCACGCCGGATTATTACGGCGTCAATCGTCCGGCCTTCGCCGATCAATACAACGCCACGTTGGTGGCGATCGATGTCACGACGGGACGGGAGAAATGGAAGTTCCAGACCGTGCATCACGATATCTGGGACTATGACCTGCCGGCCCAGCCGGTTCTGATCGACCTTCCCGACGGCAATGGCGCCACAATCCCTGCTCTCCTGCAAACCACCAAGCGCGGGCAGCTTTTCCTGCTCAACCGCCAGACCGGTGCACCGCTTGCCGAGGTTCAGGAGAAGCCGGTGCCGCAGCAAGGCGGCGCGCCCGGGGAGAAATTGTCTCCGACGCAGCCCTATTCCGTCGGCATGCCGACAATCGGTGCGGAACGGGTGACGGAGCAGACGGCCTGGGGACTGACGATGTTCGATCAGCTGGCATGCCGCATCGCCTTTCGAAAGATGCGCTACGACGGCGATTTCACCCCGATCGGCCCGCAATATGCGATTCAGCAGCCGGGAAACCTTGGAGGCCTCAATTGGGGGAGCGTATCGGTCGATCTGCCCAACAACCGGGTCTTCCTGAACGACATCCGCGTGCCCAGCCTCTTCGCCCTCATTCCCCGCGGGGAATATGTCGATTTTGCCCTCACCACGACCGCACACGGTCCCTCCGCCCCGCAGCGCGGAACACCTTACGGCATGGCCACCGAAATGTGGACATCGCGGCTCCGCGTTCCCTGCACGCAGCCGCCCTTCGGTACCGTCACAGCCGTGGATCTGAACACCCGCAAGATCGCATGGCAGGTCCCGGCCGGGACTGCCGAACAGCTCGGGCCATTCAAGATCAAAAGCAATCTGCCCATGCCGATGGGCCTGCCGAGTTATGCCGGCACGTCGGCGACTGCCGGCGGTGTCGTCTTCTTTGCCGGCTTTCAGGATTATTATATCCGCGCCTATGACGCCGAGAACGGTGACGAGCTCTGGAAATATCCCCTGCCGGTCGGCGCGAGTGCAACGCCGATGACCTACGTCTCGCCCAAAACCGGCAAGCAATATGTCGTGATATCGGTTGGCGGCGCCCCATATTCGAGGGATGTCGGCGACTACGTCTTTGCCTTCTCGCTGAAAAACGGAGAATAG